One window from the genome of Gammaproteobacteria bacterium encodes:
- a CDS encoding cation:proton antiporter translates to MPTFESVFYEIAALLAVASVVGAIGVWLRQPLIVSFIAAGILVGPSGFEWVGASDQVELLAKMGIALLLFVVGLKLDLHIIRTLGLVALATGLGQVFFTSVIGYLIAIALGMTPVTALYVAVALTFSSTIIIVKLLSDKKEIDALHGRIAVGFLIVQDIVVVLVMIGLAALGVGTSAESGGIGVEMLYVLFKGLAMLVVVALLMRYVLPWLTRHLARSVELLVLFAIAWAVLLASIGDALGFSKEVGAFLAGVSLASTPFRETIGARLVGLRDFLLLFFFIDLGAGLEIATLGDQLGSAIILSLFVLIGNPLIVLIIMGVMGYRKRTSFLAGLTVAQISEFSLIMIALGLSLGHVEVETVGLVTLVGLITISGSTYMILYSHVLYEKLAPWLSIFERKHSNRETAYDGNSQGDEDMIVLGLGRYGRGVSQLLKERGYHVLGVDFDPETIRTLQKDGYVIHYGDAEDPEFLGSLPLDRVKWVISTAPEIQVNLALLQGLVHHSFAGKVAVTAHNHRDALLLKQAGADLVLRPYADAAKEGVDRLLSLPFAKQESDH, encoded by the coding sequence ATGCCAACCTTTGAGAGTGTGTTCTACGAAATAGCCGCGTTACTGGCTGTCGCCTCGGTCGTGGGAGCCATTGGGGTCTGGCTTCGTCAACCGCTTATCGTTTCATTTATTGCCGCCGGCATTCTGGTCGGTCCCAGTGGCTTCGAATGGGTTGGTGCCAGTGACCAGGTTGAGTTGCTGGCAAAAATGGGCATTGCACTGCTGCTGTTTGTGGTGGGGCTGAAGCTGGATTTGCATATCATCCGCACCCTGGGACTGGTCGCATTGGCGACCGGGCTTGGTCAGGTTTTTTTTACCTCTGTCATCGGGTATCTGATCGCCATCGCTCTGGGAATGACGCCCGTAACCGCCCTCTATGTGGCTGTGGCATTAACCTTCTCCAGTACCATCATCATCGTCAAACTGCTCTCGGACAAAAAAGAAATCGATGCGCTGCACGGCCGCATTGCCGTAGGTTTTCTTATTGTCCAGGACATTGTCGTGGTTCTGGTAATGATCGGTCTCGCCGCACTGGGAGTCGGTACTTCGGCAGAGTCTGGCGGGATTGGCGTGGAAATGCTGTACGTCCTGTTCAAAGGCCTCGCTATGCTGGTGGTGGTGGCATTGCTGATGCGTTATGTATTGCCCTGGCTGACCCGTCATCTGGCGCGCTCTGTGGAATTGCTGGTGTTATTCGCCATTGCCTGGGCGGTGTTGTTGGCCTCCATTGGCGATGCCCTGGGTTTCAGCAAGGAAGTCGGTGCCTTTCTGGCGGGTGTTTCGCTCGCTTCAACACCTTTCAGGGAAACCATCGGCGCACGTTTGGTCGGTCTGCGGGATTTTCTGTTGCTGTTCTTTTTCATTGATCTGGGTGCAGGGCTGGAGATAGCAACACTTGGCGACCAGCTTGGCTCGGCAATCATCCTGTCGCTGTTTGTTCTGATCGGCAATCCATTGATCGTCCTGATCATCATGGGCGTCATGGGTTATCGCAAACGCACCTCGTTTCTGGCGGGACTGACCGTTGCCCAAATCAGTGAATTTTCGCTGATCATGATTGCGCTCGGTCTGAGTCTGGGGCATGTTGAGGTTGAGACTGTCGGTCTGGTCACCCTGGTGGGACTGATTACCATCAGCGGTTCAACCTACATGATTCTCTACTCTCATGTGCTCTACGAAAAACTGGCACCATGGCTGAGTATTTTTGAACGCAAACACTCCAACCGCGAAACCGCCTACGACGGTAACTCCCAAGGCGATGAGGACATGATCGTTCTCGGGCTTGGGCGATATGGGCGAGGCGTTAGCCAATTGCTAAAAGAACGTGGCTACCATGTATTAGGAGTAGACTTTGATCCAGAAACCATACGCACACTGCAGAAAGATGGCTATGTTATTCACTATGGCGATGCCGAAGATCCGGAATTTTTGGGTTCGCTTCCGCTGGATCGGGTGAAATGGGTAATCAGTACCGCGCCGGAAATTCAGGTCAACCTCGCCCTGTTGCAGGGCCTGGTCCATCACTCGTTTGCAGGAAAAGTGGCAGTTACCGCGCACAACCATCGTGACGCACTATTGTTAAAACAAGCCGGTGCTGATCTGGTGCTTCGTCCATATGCCGATGCCGCCAAGGAAGGTGTAGATAGACTGCTTTCCCTTCCCTTTGCGAAACAGGAGAGCGACCATTGA
- a CDS encoding cation-transporting P-type ATPase — MPVEQVLATLDTTEEGLDEAQADNRLRQYGPNRLPETKPRNALLRFLSHFHNLLIYVLLAAASITATLGHWIDTGVILSVVIVNAIIGFIQEGKAENALAAIRQLLSPGAMVIRGSRKIRIDADQLVPGDIVMLQAGDKVPSDLRLLKTKSLQIQEAVLTGESIAVEKQTLPLAEDTVLADRICLAYSGTLVSYGHGMGVVIATGASTQIGYISILVSRVQTLTTPLLVKMSVFARWLTLVVLLLATLVFIFGISLRDYSTVEMFMTVVGLAVAAIPEGLPTILSITLAIGVQRMATRRAIIRSLPAVETLGSVSIICTDKTGTLTRNEMTVCSVICDGNVYAVSGAGYEPHGSFSSAGNSIDVDENEILIQTLRAGSLCNDTALAHENNHWQVHGNPTEGALLIACLKAGIQPETEIRQYPRTDLIPFDSEHKFMATLHHDHEGNGFVYLKGAPERVLNMCSRQRTKSGDVPLDQHFWLGQIEQLAHQGQRVLAIACKTADPLMRNLDFQHVENGLVLLGLFGLNDPPREEAISAVQQCQAAGIRIKMITGDHATTARSIAAQLNLTNTSEAITGHDIDHMDESTLLEKVKHVDVYARVSPEHKLRLVTLLQSQGEIVAMTGDGVNDAPALKRADVGIAMGKKGTEAAKEASEMVITDDNFASIARAVEEGRTVYDNLKKAIVFLLPVNGGESLSIIAAILLGFTLPITPLQLLWVNMVSSVALAMALAFEPGEANIMRRPPRPVNEALLSGFLLWRVALVSILFAAGVFGIFSWSQYHGATLEESRTYAVNALVVMEVFYLFSVRYIYSPSLTIKGLFGTRAVIAAVIIVVVMQLIFTYAPFMEKLFDTRPIDFSHGFEIILLGVLFFGILEIEKWIRRRNWSKNP; from the coding sequence ATGCCGGTGGAGCAGGTGCTTGCCACGCTGGATACCACAGAGGAAGGACTGGACGAGGCCCAGGCAGACAACCGGCTGAGACAATATGGGCCAAACCGTCTGCCCGAAACCAAGCCACGCAATGCGCTGCTGCGTTTCCTGTCACATTTTCACAATCTGCTGATCTATGTTCTGCTGGCGGCGGCATCGATTACCGCCACGCTGGGACATTGGATCGACACCGGCGTGATTCTTTCTGTGGTGATAGTCAATGCCATCATCGGTTTTATTCAGGAAGGCAAGGCGGAAAACGCACTGGCCGCGATACGCCAACTGTTATCGCCTGGGGCGATGGTCATACGTGGTTCACGGAAAATCCGCATCGATGCTGATCAACTGGTTCCAGGCGACATTGTTATGCTGCAAGCCGGCGACAAGGTTCCCTCCGATCTTCGTTTGCTGAAAACAAAAAGCCTGCAGATCCAGGAAGCGGTACTGACCGGCGAATCCATCGCCGTAGAAAAACAAACACTGCCGCTTGCCGAGGACACGGTGCTAGCCGATCGGATTTGTCTGGCTTACTCCGGCACACTGGTCAGCTATGGCCATGGCATGGGAGTGGTTATCGCCACGGGTGCATCAACCCAGATTGGATATATCAGCATACTGGTTTCCCGGGTTCAGACATTGACCACACCGCTGCTGGTAAAAATGTCCGTGTTTGCACGCTGGCTGACGCTGGTAGTACTGTTACTCGCGACGCTGGTTTTTATTTTCGGCATCAGTCTGCGGGACTACAGCACCGTCGAGATGTTCATGACCGTGGTTGGCCTGGCAGTCGCCGCCATTCCCGAAGGGCTGCCCACCATCCTCAGCATCACACTTGCCATTGGCGTACAACGCATGGCAACACGCAGGGCGATCATCCGCAGCCTGCCAGCAGTTGAAACACTTGGCTCTGTAAGCATCATCTGTACTGATAAAACCGGCACACTGACACGCAATGAGATGACCGTGTGCAGTGTGATTTGTGACGGCAATGTCTACGCAGTCAGTGGTGCGGGATATGAACCTCATGGAAGTTTTTCCAGCGCTGGCAACAGTATTGACGTTGATGAAAACGAGATACTGATACAAACCTTGCGTGCCGGCAGTCTGTGCAACGATACTGCCCTGGCACATGAAAACAATCACTGGCAGGTGCACGGCAATCCCACGGAAGGCGCATTACTGATTGCCTGCCTCAAGGCCGGCATACAGCCTGAAACAGAAATCCGTCAATATCCCCGAACTGATTTGATTCCCTTTGATTCCGAACACAAATTCATGGCCACGCTGCATCATGATCATGAAGGCAACGGATTTGTCTATCTCAAAGGCGCACCAGAGCGGGTGCTAAACATGTGTAGCCGCCAACGCACAAAGTCGGGAGATGTTCCACTTGATCAACACTTCTGGCTGGGTCAGATTGAACAATTGGCCCATCAAGGTCAACGCGTACTGGCAATAGCGTGCAAGACTGCTGATCCCTTGATGCGTAATCTCGATTTTCAGCACGTCGAAAACGGCCTTGTTCTGCTGGGACTGTTTGGGCTGAATGATCCTCCAAGAGAAGAAGCCATTAGTGCAGTACAGCAGTGTCAGGCCGCTGGTATTCGTATCAAAATGATTACCGGAGATCACGCAACAACGGCACGCTCGATTGCTGCCCAGCTTAATCTGACAAACACCAGCGAAGCGATTACCGGCCATGATATTGACCATATGGACGAAAGCACGCTGCTGGAAAAAGTAAAACACGTCGACGTATATGCCCGCGTCAGCCCGGAGCACAAACTGCGACTGGTGACGCTGCTGCAAAGCCAGGGAGAAATCGTCGCCATGACCGGCGATGGCGTCAACGATGCGCCTGCGCTGAAACGCGCAGATGTTGGTATTGCCATGGGAAAAAAAGGCACCGAGGCCGCCAAAGAGGCGTCCGAAATGGTGATAACCGATGACAACTTTGCATCCATTGCACGCGCGGTCGAAGAAGGACGTACGGTTTACGACAATCTCAAAAAAGCCATCGTGTTTTTGCTGCCGGTAAACGGCGGTGAATCGTTGAGCATTATCGCCGCCATACTGCTTGGTTTCACTCTGCCCATCACACCTCTGCAACTTTTGTGGGTCAATATGGTGAGTTCGGTAGCTCTCGCCATGGCCCTGGCGTTTGAGCCCGGTGAAGCGAACATCATGCGCCGCCCTCCCCGTCCGGTGAATGAGGCTCTGCTTTCTGGATTCCTTCTGTGGCGTGTTGCGCTGGTTTCCATACTTTTTGCGGCTGGTGTTTTCGGCATATTCAGTTGGTCCCAATATCATGGCGCAACACTGGAAGAATCTCGCACCTATGCAGTTAATGCATTGGTGGTAATGGAGGTGTTCTACCTTTTCAGCGTGCGCTACATATACTCACCATCGCTGACCATCAAGGGATTGTTTGGCACTCGCGCTGTCATAGCCGCCGTCATCATCGTTGTGGTGATGCAACTGATTTTCACCTACGCACCGTTCATGGAAAAACTGTTTGATACCCGCCCTATAGATTTTTCTCACGGCTTTGAAATTATACTTCTTGGAGTGCTCTTTTTCGGAATTCTGGAGATAGAGAAATGGATTAGACGACGCAACTGGTCCAAAAATCCATAA
- a CDS encoding Na+/H+ antiporter subunit E has product MEKPTPDSSISPERHSIKSDRPPHLLSSFMFRFSLLLIIWLTISGSIHSLWFGLPLAVISSYLSIRFSPSTYRLRLIPSILFIPFFLRESIRGGFDVARRAFSIKPVVNPAFTDYPLSLPEGAPRILFANIISLLPGTLGTGFQGNSLRIHVLDSSTNITSELKSLETRIAAIYAIDFVMQQNPNQENAHETF; this is encoded by the coding sequence ATGGAAAAACCAACGCCTGATTCATCAATCTCACCCGAGCGACATTCTATAAAATCAGATCGCCCGCCACATTTGCTATCCAGCTTTATGTTTAGATTTTCGTTGCTGTTGATTATCTGGTTGACTATCAGCGGCAGTATTCATTCTCTATGGTTCGGCCTCCCGCTGGCCGTGATTTCCAGCTATCTCAGCATACGCTTTAGTCCATCCACTTACCGTCTTCGACTTATTCCTTCCATTCTTTTCATTCCTTTTTTTCTGCGCGAATCGATACGCGGAGGATTCGACGTTGCACGTCGTGCATTTTCAATAAAGCCCGTGGTCAATCCGGCATTTACAGACTATCCATTGTCCTTGCCCGAGGGCGCACCACGGATTCTGTTTGCCAACATCATCAGCCTGCTACCAGGGACTCTGGGCACTGGCTTCCAGGGAAACAGCCTGCGGATTCATGTTCTCGACAGTTCAACCAACATTACTTCTGAGCTGAAGTCTCTGGAAACACGGATTGCCGCAATTTACGCAATTGATTTCGTCATGCAACAAAACCCAAATCAGGAAAATGCCCATGAAACATTTTAA
- a CDS encoding universal stress protein: MKHFKNILFVTEPEVDNGLALERTIDLARDNQAKLTVIDVIDNSPSGLSAIPHGFTAQTLQQAFAEERKEQLDKLLEFASKKLNINTVITSGIPYLEVVNRVLEGDYDLVIKPAYISDGLNTRLFGGTDFHLLRKCPIPVWLMKTEKDTKIKKILAAIDIGHEGENESGNALGLQIMELASSQALAEFAELHIVHAWEVFGENMLRHGRGSISPEEVNRYVDEEEKRHHQWVEKVYHTSIRNLGEDALTYLKPKIHLPKGVPKKVIPKLVKEMDIDLVVMGTVARTGIPGFFMGNTAESILQSINCSVLAVKPDGFVSPVTKSR, from the coding sequence ATGAAACATTTTAAAAACATCCTGTTCGTCACAGAACCTGAAGTCGACAATGGCCTGGCACTGGAGCGTACAATCGACCTCGCCAGGGACAATCAGGCAAAGCTGACAGTGATCGATGTTATCGACAACTCTCCCAGTGGACTCAGTGCCATTCCCCACGGATTTACCGCGCAGACACTGCAGCAGGCATTCGCTGAAGAACGGAAGGAACAGCTGGATAAATTACTGGAGTTTGCAAGCAAAAAACTGAACATCAACACCGTCATCACCTCCGGCATACCTTACCTTGAAGTAGTCAACCGGGTTTTGGAGGGAGATTATGACCTGGTCATCAAACCCGCATACATCAGTGACGGCCTGAACACACGCCTGTTCGGTGGAACAGATTTTCACCTGCTAAGAAAATGCCCCATTCCGGTTTGGTTGATGAAAACTGAAAAGGATACAAAGATCAAAAAAATTCTCGCGGCCATTGATATTGGCCATGAAGGCGAAAACGAATCCGGCAATGCTCTTGGCCTGCAAATCATGGAGCTTGCCAGTTCACAGGCGCTGGCTGAATTCGCTGAATTGCATATTGTACATGCATGGGAAGTATTCGGAGAAAACATGCTGCGCCACGGACGCGGAAGCATATCGCCGGAAGAAGTAAATAGATACGTGGATGAAGAGGAAAAACGTCACCACCAATGGGTAGAAAAAGTTTACCATACCTCGATCAGAAATCTGGGTGAAGATGCATTGACTTACCTTAAACCAAAAATCCACTTGCCCAAGGGGGTACCCAAAAAAGTTATTCCCAAACTGGTGAAGGAGATGGATATTGATCTGGTCGTCATGGGAACGGTGGCACGCACCGGCATTCCCGGATTTTTCATGGGCAACACGGCAGAGAGTATTCTTCAGAGCATCAACTGTTCGGTACTGGCAGTAAAGCCTGACGGATTTGTCAGCCCGGTAACCAAAAGCCGCTAA
- a CDS encoding monovalent cation/H+ antiporter complex subunit F, which yields MTFFYLICACILLVTLVAGLWRVQAGPSPADRMMAAQLFGTTAVAILLLLAQALSQPVLRNIALVFALLAAVTVIAFVRRSLVHLHAGSQPENDEG from the coding sequence ATGACTTTCTTTTACCTGATCTGTGCCTGCATTCTGCTAGTGACACTGGTTGCCGGCTTGTGGCGGGTACAAGCCGGCCCCAGCCCGGCAGATCGCATGATGGCAGCGCAACTGTTTGGCACCACCGCCGTTGCTATCCTGCTGCTGCTCGCACAGGCATTGAGTCAGCCGGTATTGCGAAATATCGCACTGGTTTTTGCGTTACTGGCCGCAGTCACAGTAATCGCATTTGTCCGTCGCTCCCTGGTACATCTGCACGCTGGCTCCCAGCCAGAAAACGACGAGGGATGA
- the mnhG gene encoding monovalent cation/H(+) antiporter subunit G: MIVDIASMLLIVTGMFFFVAGTLGLLRFPDVYTRLHALTKADNVGLGFVVCGLCLQTNSLSTVGLLIFIWLLVMLSGASASQLVAQAASHSPDSDSPGDKVKK; encoded by the coding sequence ATGATTGTCGATATAGCAAGTATGTTGTTAATCGTCACCGGCATGTTTTTTTTCGTCGCCGGCACCTTGGGGCTGCTGCGTTTTCCCGATGTCTACACACGTTTGCATGCATTAACCAAGGCTGACAATGTCGGCCTTGGTTTTGTTGTATGCGGTCTTTGTTTACAAACGAATTCGCTATCAACTGTGGGCTTGTTGATATTTATCTGGCTGCTGGTCATGCTGTCAGGGGCCAGCGCCAGCCAGCTGGTGGCACAAGCCGCATCACATTCCCCTGACAGTGATTCGCCAGGCGACAAGGTAAAAAAATGA
- a CDS encoding DUF4040 domain-containing protein gives MTSNSLLFFFDALLVVTLLWLAWQSMSSRDLFRGIVSFIAFGLLLALIWVRLDAPDVALAEAAIGAGLSGALLLTALSRLESSAKEKKDE, from the coding sequence ATGACCAGCAATTCCTTGCTGTTTTTTTTCGATGCGCTTCTGGTAGTGACACTGCTCTGGCTGGCGTGGCAGAGCATGTCCTCTCGCGATCTGTTCAGAGGCATTGTTTCTTTCATTGCCTTTGGTCTGTTGCTGGCACTGATCTGGGTACGACTGGATGCGCCTGATGTGGCACTGGCCGAGGCCGCCATCGGAGCAGGGCTCAGCGGCGCACTGCTGCTGACTGCACTGTCCCGACTGGAGAGCAGCGCAAAGGAAAAAAAGGATGAATAG
- a CDS encoding sodium:proton antiporter, translating to MNRISSVVLLLLLASLALILGLAVISLAQPSSGIGQLVNMQMSNSGVDHPVTAVLLNFRGYDTLLEMAVLLLAVIAVWSLGSRSSPQQTPSNHSNPILLALFRMLTPLMIVVAGYLLWVGAHAPGGAFQAGSILAAAGVLALLYDQRLAGRLSSWSLRFSLILGCAMFVAVATGVMLGGAHLLQYPLPWAGSLILLIELAATISIGLTLTALFYGTSTGERP from the coding sequence ATGAATAGAATTTCTTCCGTTGTTCTGTTGTTGCTGCTTGCATCACTGGCGCTGATACTTGGCCTCGCCGTCATTTCACTTGCACAACCGTCCTCCGGCATCGGGCAGCTGGTCAACATGCAAATGAGCAACAGTGGCGTTGATCATCCGGTAACTGCGGTACTGCTGAATTTTCGCGGATATGACACCTTGCTGGAAATGGCGGTGCTGTTATTGGCTGTCATCGCGGTGTGGTCGCTGGGTTCACGTTCTTCACCACAGCAAACTCCGAGCAATCATTCCAATCCAATACTGCTGGCACTGTTTCGCATGCTGACACCGCTGATGATTGTTGTTGCCGGATATCTGCTATGGGTTGGTGCCCACGCGCCCGGAGGCGCATTTCAAGCCGGGTCGATACTGGCCGCCGCTGGCGTATTGGCCCTGCTCTACGACCAACGCCTGGCTGGTCGGTTGAGCAGTTGGTCGTTGCGTTTTTCCCTGATCCTGGGCTGCGCCATGTTTGTCGCGGTTGCGACGGGTGTGATGCTTGGTGGTGCGCATCTATTGCAGTATCCCCTGCCCTGGGCCGGTTCATTGATTCTGCTGATCGAACTGGCGGCAACGATTTCCATCGGTCTGACACTGACCGCGCTGTTTTACGGCACCAGCACGGGAGAACGGCCATGA
- a CDS encoding NADH-quinone oxidoreductase subunit K, with translation MSQEILYALAGVGLFVLGLHGLIVYAHLLRKILALNIMGSGVFLVLIALGRRSAVADPVPDAMVITGIVVTVSATALALVLLLRLKEMTGHTDLEQNDRHHEQ, from the coding sequence ATGAGTCAGGAAATACTCTATGCCCTTGCCGGTGTCGGACTGTTTGTACTGGGCCTGCATGGATTAATCGTGTACGCGCATTTGCTAAGAAAAATACTCGCGCTGAATATCATGGGCAGCGGTGTATTTCTTGTTTTGATCGCGCTTGGCCGCCGGTCGGCAGTCGCCGATCCTGTCCCTGATGCCATGGTAATCACCGGCATTGTGGTCACGGTTTCTGCCACAGCGCTGGCGCTGGTGTTGTTGCTTCGCCTGAAAGAGATGACCGGACACACCGACCTGGAACAGAACGACCGCCACCATGAACAATGA